Proteins encoded in a region of the Enterococcus gilvus ATCC BAA-350 genome:
- a CDS encoding M20 family metallopeptidase translates to MKNFAENLLRAIESKKERMIEIRRYLHAHPELSFKEQKTAAYITDFYQDLECTVKKNVGGYGVVVEIDSGKPGKNLALRADFDALPIQEETGLPFSSENPGVMHACGHDAHTAYMLILAESLIELKDQLTGKVTILHQPAEETPPGGAIQMIKDGCLEGVDHVIGCHVMSGFDLGTVYYHAGPTQTGRATFKLKVQGKGSHGSMPNAGIDAVLVGSQIVVNLQSIVSRRVNPFDMTTLTVGSFDGKGSANVLKDAVYLEGDIRMMDEASRPIIKEAFESVVKGVCEAYGATFDLDYADDYPVLMNDQKLTEFVANSLQEHSFSELKAVVDSGPIAPSEDFAYYCQERPSCFFYIGATGEGQVSYPHHHPKFDIDEDSMLIAAKSMGTIVSDYFGQES, encoded by the coding sequence ATGAAGAATTTTGCAGAAAATTTGTTAAGGGCAATTGAATCAAAAAAGGAGCGCATGATTGAGATCCGACGTTATTTACATGCGCACCCGGAGTTATCTTTTAAGGAACAGAAGACGGCTGCATACATCACGGATTTTTATCAAGACTTGGAATGTACAGTGAAAAAGAATGTTGGCGGTTACGGGGTGGTCGTGGAGATCGACAGCGGCAAACCAGGGAAAAATCTTGCTTTGCGCGCGGATTTTGACGCATTGCCGATCCAAGAGGAAACGGGGCTCCCGTTTTCATCTGAAAATCCTGGAGTGATGCACGCGTGTGGTCACGATGCTCACACTGCTTACATGTTGATTTTGGCAGAAAGCTTGATTGAGCTGAAGGATCAATTGACAGGAAAAGTAACGATTCTGCATCAACCTGCGGAAGAAACACCACCAGGGGGAGCGATTCAAATGATCAAAGATGGCTGCCTTGAAGGGGTAGATCATGTGATTGGGTGTCATGTGATGTCAGGCTTTGATCTTGGCACGGTCTATTATCATGCCGGTCCTACTCAAACGGGGCGTGCGACCTTCAAATTGAAAGTGCAAGGAAAAGGAAGTCATGGCTCTATGCCTAACGCCGGGATTGATGCGGTTTTAGTCGGCAGCCAAATTGTCGTAAACTTGCAAAGCATCGTAAGTCGTCGCGTGAACCCATTCGATATGACGACATTGACAGTGGGATCTTTTGATGGAAAGGGATCTGCCAATGTCTTAAAGGATGCCGTTTATTTGGAAGGGGACATTCGCATGATGGACGAAGCCAGTCGTCCTATTATCAAAGAGGCCTTCGAGAGTGTCGTCAAAGGGGTTTGCGAAGCTTATGGCGCGACTTTTGATTTGGATTATGCAGATGATTATCCTGTTTTAATGAATGATCAAAAACTGACTGAATTTGTTGCGAATAGTTTACAAGAGCACTCATTTTCTGAATTAAAAGCAGTTGTTGACAGCGGCCCGATCGCTCCATCAGAGGATTTTGCCTATTACTGCCAAGAACGGCCAAGCTGCTTCTTTTATATTGGTGCGACTGGAGAGGGACAAGTTTCTTATCCCCATCACCATCCGAAATTTGATATTGATGAAGACTCTATGCTGATTGCTGCGAAGTCGATGGGAACGATCGTGTCAGATTATTTTGGTCAGGAGAGCTAA
- a CDS encoding bifunctional 2-keto-4-hydroxyglutarate aldolase/2-keto-3-deoxy-6-phosphogluconate aldolase translates to MKKVDVLNRIEKAGIVAVVREASEEQALQAAEAVIKGGIKGIEVTFSVPHADQVIAELKKNHEADAAVIIGAGTVLEAVTARLAILAGAEFIVSPCFDQETAELCNLYQIPYMPGCMTITEMRQAMRSGAEIVKLFPATSFTPQMIQSAKAPLPQVTIMPTGGINLDNLSEWKQAGALVVGVGGNLFKGVAASDFNLVTKTAEEYMKRWDEQ, encoded by the coding sequence ATGAAAAAGGTGGATGTATTAAACCGGATAGAAAAAGCAGGAATCGTTGCAGTGGTTAGAGAAGCATCGGAGGAACAGGCTCTTCAAGCGGCGGAAGCTGTTATTAAAGGCGGGATCAAAGGAATCGAGGTCACATTTTCTGTTCCTCATGCAGATCAAGTGATTGCAGAACTGAAAAAGAATCATGAAGCAGACGCTGCTGTAATTATCGGTGCTGGAACGGTTCTTGAGGCAGTCACAGCGCGCTTAGCGATCTTGGCTGGAGCGGAGTTTATTGTCAGCCCCTGTTTCGATCAAGAGACAGCGGAATTGTGTAATTTGTACCAAATCCCTTACATGCCAGGCTGCATGACAATTACGGAGATGCGACAGGCAATGAGAAGCGGAGCGGAGATCGTCAAATTGTTCCCAGCAACTAGCTTCACGCCACAAATGATTCAATCAGCAAAGGCCCCGTTGCCACAAGTAACCATTATGCCGACTGGCGGAATCAATTTGGATAATTTGTCAGAGTGGAAACAAGCAGGAGCACTCGTTGTGGGTGTGGGCGGCAATTTATTTAAAGGTGTAGCAGCCAGTGATTTTAACTTGGTGACAAAAACTGCGGAGGAATATATGAAAAGATGGGACGAACAATAA
- the hxlB gene encoding 6-phospho-3-hexuloisomerase, whose translation MKTIKTIMEEINQVMALVDETELEEALPLFQKDKRIFVIGAGRSGFQAKGFAMRLMHIGYTDYVMGETITPSIQKGDTWVAISGSGTTKGIVADTEIAKKLGLDIVALTSDKNSPLAKLADQVIVVPGATKTGAGISSVQLLSSLFDQTVHITLDALTLKLAQRDQTSNEDALHEHVNVE comes from the coding sequence ATGAAAACAATCAAAACGATTATGGAAGAAATCAACCAAGTAATGGCGTTAGTAGATGAAACGGAATTGGAGGAAGCATTACCGCTGTTTCAAAAAGACAAACGAATCTTTGTCATAGGTGCTGGTCGCAGCGGATTTCAAGCGAAGGGATTTGCGATGCGTTTGATGCATATTGGCTATACGGATTACGTAATGGGGGAAACCATCACTCCTTCTATTCAAAAAGGGGACACGTGGGTTGCGATCTCCGGCTCGGGTACGACAAAGGGAATTGTCGCAGATACAGAAATAGCGAAGAAATTAGGTCTGGATATTGTTGCATTGACTAGCGATAAGAATTCGCCATTAGCCAAGCTTGCAGATCAAGTGATCGTGGTTCCGGGTGCTACAAAAACGGGTGCTGGAATCAGCTCCGTCCAATTATTATCGAGCCTATTTGATCAGACCGTGCACATTACGTTGGATGCCTTGACCTTAAAACTCGCGCAGCGGGACCAAACATCAAATGAAGATGCCCTTCATGAACATGTCAATGTCGAGTAG
- a CDS encoding orotidine 5'-phosphate decarboxylase / HUMPS family protein, translating to MKLQAAIDRVPLDDAIALAKQLNGKTDILEMGTSLVKDYGNLAIEKLSAVLTESLLLVDSKTIDEGAYEFRQAFRYGGEIVTVMGAASVDTLKACYDVTQKENKTMMIDLLEVTDEKIEQIKDFPEAIYALHHSVDRTDQFDAAASVEAFRQKYPSIKRLAIAGGIDLKQAEALAEQGIIEVIIVGSKITKAEDPLKAVNEFMGAVHK from the coding sequence ATGAAATTACAAGCAGCAATCGACCGTGTTCCGCTAGATGACGCAATTGCATTAGCGAAACAATTAAATGGAAAGACAGATATTTTAGAGATGGGAACATCACTCGTCAAAGATTATGGGAATTTGGCGATTGAGAAATTGAGTGCGGTCTTAACAGAATCGCTTCTACTGGTAGATAGCAAAACTATTGATGAAGGTGCTTATGAGTTTCGTCAGGCTTTTCGTTATGGTGGAGAGATCGTCACTGTGATGGGGGCAGCATCTGTAGATACCTTAAAGGCCTGTTATGACGTAACTCAAAAAGAAAACAAAACAATGATGATCGATTTACTTGAAGTGACCGATGAGAAAATTGAACAGATCAAAGACTTTCCAGAAGCGATCTATGCATTGCATCATTCGGTTGACCGAACAGATCAGTTTGATGCGGCGGCAAGCGTAGAAGCCTTTCGCCAAAAGTATCCGAGTATCAAGCGATTGGCGATCGCTGGCGGAATTGACTTGAAACAGGCTGAAGCTTTGGCTGAGCAGGGGATCATAGAAGTCATTATCGTAGGATCAAAAATAACAAAAGCGGAAGATCCGCTCAAAGCAGTAAATGAATTTATGGGAGCTGTTCACAAATGA
- a CDS encoding sugar kinase: MSEFLTIGEPIALFGSEEVDKSLKDACHFQKFLAGAEVNVAVGVSRLGHSSEYITQVGKDPFGEFIIDRLHENEIGTDYISESADFWTAFQLKDRVSEGDPSIFYFRKGSAAAHFDQSVLDTIDFSDVKMAHLSGIFPAISKEAREAFRYLIRLLEKNHIRTTFDPNLRPQLWVSTEEMVETINELAAHAEIVLPGINEGEILMGSRDPEAIADFYLNNGEATQTVIVKLGTEGAYVKQKDGTQFTVPGFKVAKVVDTVGAGDGFAVGLITALIEEKTLKEAVVRANAIGAMAVQSPGDNDGYPTQQELEAFLQQQEVNA; the protein is encoded by the coding sequence ATGAGTGAATTTTTAACGATTGGTGAACCGATTGCTTTGTTTGGATCAGAGGAAGTAGACAAGTCTTTGAAGGATGCGTGTCATTTTCAAAAATTTTTAGCTGGAGCGGAGGTTAATGTGGCTGTTGGGGTTTCTCGATTAGGACATAGCAGCGAATACATTACACAAGTGGGAAAAGATCCCTTTGGTGAATTTATCATTGACCGTCTGCACGAAAATGAGATCGGTACTGATTATATCTCAGAAAGTGCTGATTTTTGGACAGCTTTTCAATTGAAGGATCGTGTCAGCGAAGGCGATCCAAGTATTTTCTATTTCCGCAAGGGTTCAGCAGCGGCACATTTCGACCAATCCGTATTAGATACGATTGATTTTTCGGATGTTAAGATGGCCCACTTGTCGGGGATTTTCCCGGCGATCTCGAAGGAAGCGCGTGAAGCTTTCCGTTATTTGATCCGTTTATTGGAAAAAAATCACATCCGTACAACTTTTGATCCTAACTTACGCCCTCAACTGTGGGTAAGTACAGAGGAAATGGTAGAAACAATCAATGAACTGGCTGCTCATGCGGAAATTGTTTTGCCTGGCATCAATGAAGGTGAAATTCTGATGGGCAGTCGTGATCCAGAAGCCATTGCAGATTTTTATTTAAACAATGGCGAAGCGACACAAACTGTGATTGTTAAATTAGGAACGGAAGGCGCCTATGTTAAGCAAAAAGACGGCACACAATTCACAGTTCCAGGTTTTAAGGTTGCTAAGGTAGTAGACACAGTCGGTGCAGGAGATGGGTTCGCTGTCGGATTGATTACTGCTTTAATAGAAGAAAAAACGTTGAAGGAAGCAGTAGTGCGAGCAAACGCGATCGGAGCGATGGCAGTCCAATCACCCGGCGATAACGATGGCTACCCAACACAGCAAGAGCTGGAAGCTTTTTTACAACAACAGGAAGTGAACGCATGA
- a CDS encoding sugar phosphate isomerase/epimerase family protein translates to MSDDKLVLNFLVFSDKVESGVLQSDLLQESADLGFQQVEVRREYFKDLENEIHVIQSEAQRLGLTLFYSVPDDIYVNGALNPKLMAYLKEAKQMGVKHIKWNIGDFDGELHEQELKALVDEGIEISIENDQTQTSGTIKAIDAYMKAVTNAGIAIGYVYDLGNWRFVGENEVRAAETLRNYVHYIHVKDVRYEGHQPQAVGLDHGEIDWRNVLKQLPQNVPVAIEYPTTENAEIVEAKELLEGEL, encoded by the coding sequence ATGAGTGATGATAAATTAGTGCTAAATTTTTTAGTTTTTTCCGATAAAGTAGAAAGCGGAGTGCTTCAAAGCGACTTGTTGCAGGAATCAGCAGATTTAGGATTTCAACAAGTAGAAGTTCGACGTGAGTATTTTAAGGATCTTGAAAATGAGATTCATGTTATTCAATCTGAAGCACAGCGATTAGGGCTGACGTTGTTTTACAGTGTCCCTGATGACATTTATGTAAATGGAGCCCTGAATCCTAAATTAATGGCTTATTTAAAAGAAGCAAAACAAATGGGAGTGAAGCATATTAAATGGAACATCGGGGACTTTGATGGAGAGCTTCATGAACAAGAATTGAAAGCGCTTGTTGACGAGGGAATAGAAATATCTATCGAAAATGATCAAACGCAGACCTCCGGCACGATAAAGGCAATCGATGCTTACATGAAGGCTGTGACAAATGCTGGAATAGCGATCGGTTATGTGTACGACTTAGGGAACTGGCGCTTTGTCGGTGAGAATGAAGTACGAGCTGCCGAAACATTGAGAAACTATGTTCATTATATTCATGTAAAGGATGTTCGATATGAGGGGCATCAGCCGCAAGCTGTTGGTTTAGATCATGGTGAAATTGACTGGCGAAATGTGCTAAAACAACTGCCGCAGAATGTTCCAGTTGCCATTGAATATCCAACGACCGAAAATGCGGAAATAGTAGAAGCAAAAGAATTATTGGAGGGTGAACTCTAA
- a CDS encoding LacI family DNA-binding transcriptional regulator encodes MKKITIKEVAEEAGVSKTTISRYLNNNFGNMSKETKEKIAEVIQRLNYRPSRQAQALKSKHSYLIGVVVADISNMYSSLLLKGIGEVLERSGYQMIIMDAANSVEQEKHLLEKLVDQSVEGIILQPSSRQSANYVYISERNIPLLLVDRQTEPEQWSSVLTNNRAATKEILEKALAQGYEKVVVVSEPIKDVSTRELRYETVNKVVKAAGKECRLLELQHEDQLSRDLAEILNNDQTRTLLFASNGRTLMDVLSWLIHQGINIPEQVGVTGFDDWNLTELVGPGITSVEQPSRKIGEAAAEHLLEKLAQPSMETEEVIVPSTIRWRNSV; translated from the coding sequence ATGAAAAAAATCACGATTAAAGAGGTTGCCGAAGAAGCAGGTGTCTCAAAAACAACAATCTCTCGATATTTAAATAATAACTTTGGAAATATGTCAAAAGAGACAAAAGAAAAAATCGCTGAGGTCATTCAACGGCTGAATTATCGGCCCAGTCGACAAGCACAGGCGTTGAAATCAAAGCACAGCTATTTAATTGGTGTAGTCGTAGCCGATATTTCTAATATGTATTCGTCATTGCTTCTAAAAGGCATCGGTGAAGTATTGGAACGAAGTGGTTACCAAATGATCATTATGGATGCCGCAAATTCAGTGGAACAGGAAAAGCATCTTTTAGAAAAACTAGTGGATCAGAGTGTTGAAGGGATTATTTTGCAGCCGTCCTCTCGCCAGTCAGCCAACTATGTGTATATCTCAGAGCGAAACATTCCTCTTTTATTAGTCGATCGGCAAACAGAGCCGGAACAATGGTCATCCGTTTTAACGAACAATCGCGCTGCGACCAAAGAGATTTTAGAAAAAGCATTGGCGCAGGGCTACGAGAAAGTGGTCGTTGTGAGTGAACCAATCAAAGATGTCAGCACGCGGGAGTTGCGTTACGAGACAGTAAACAAGGTCGTAAAAGCTGCTGGAAAAGAGTGCCGATTGCTGGAACTCCAGCATGAAGATCAATTAAGCCGCGACTTAGCAGAGATTCTGAACAATGATCAGACACGAACACTGCTCTTTGCATCAAATGGACGTACACTAATGGATGTCCTATCTTGGTTGATCCATCAAGGAATAAACATTCCTGAACAAGTAGGCGTGACAGGATTCGATGACTGGAATTTGACTGAACTTGTTGGGCCGGGGATCACGAGTGTTGAGCAGCCATCCAGAAAAATCGGAGAAGCGGCAGCGGAACACCTGCTTGAAAAACTTGCACAACCTTCAATGGAAACGGAAGAGGTCATCGTTCCGTCAACTATACGTTGGAGAAATTCTGTTTAG
- a CDS encoding Cof-type HAD-IIB family hydrolase, translated as METYRVAFFDIDGTLADNHLPHHLPFAERVPDSAKLALKKLKEKNIEPVIASGRHYQTITQLAETLGVDSIISSNGNCVHYRGQMIHENSIPPTLLTQLVDHLREQDIEFLIETSRGIYCYESNKYHGDHPAEKTFLKENDPLPENVLQLIVPWTEEIDFKLDPHSPLIAEKVAPVAANIHLKTGTKAEGIHKICASMRITAEQALAFGDEENDFTMFEAVGFPVAMGNAAPALKEKAAHITSSVSDNGIWNACVELGLITE; from the coding sequence ATGGAAACTTATCGTGTTGCTTTTTTTGATATTGATGGTACTTTAGCAGATAATCATCTGCCCCATCACTTGCCTTTCGCTGAGCGTGTCCCCGATTCAGCAAAACTTGCTTTGAAAAAATTAAAAGAAAAGAATATTGAACCGGTCATCGCTTCCGGCCGTCATTATCAGACGATCACTCAATTAGCCGAAACACTTGGCGTAGACAGCATTATTTCTTCGAATGGCAATTGCGTCCATTATCGTGGCCAAATGATCCATGAAAATAGTATCCCGCCAACGTTACTGACTCAGCTCGTCGACCATCTTCGAGAGCAAGACATCGAATTTTTAATTGAGACTTCTCGTGGTATCTATTGCTATGAAAGTAATAAATATCATGGAGACCATCCCGCAGAAAAAACTTTTCTAAAGGAAAATGATCCTTTACCTGAGAACGTTCTTCAATTGATTGTTCCTTGGACAGAAGAGATAGACTTTAAACTAGATCCACATTCCCCGTTAATTGCTGAAAAGGTAGCACCTGTCGCAGCCAATATTCATCTGAAAACCGGCACGAAGGCAGAAGGTATCCACAAAATATGCGCGTCCATGCGGATCACAGCTGAACAAGCTTTGGCATTTGGAGACGAAGAAAATGACTTCACTATGTTTGAAGCAGTCGGATTTCCTGTTGCTATGGGGAACGCAGCGCCAGCACTAAAGGAAAAAGCTGCCCATATCACCTCTTCCGTATCAGACAATGGCATCTGGAATGCCTGTGTTGAGTTAGGGTTGATCACCGAATAA
- a CDS encoding citrate/2-methylcitrate synthase — MMLDLNQMAEICRKEDYLDASLYRKHNVKKGLRDLDGKGVLAGLTNISTIHPQIMDGDKVISKYGELRYRGIDINELVNGFVSEGRLGFEEISYLLLFGSLPTQEELVEFNTLVGKRRTLPTNFVRDVIMKAPSHNIMNMMSRSVLTLGCYDKKTDDVSIENVLDQSLSLIATFPMIAVYSYHAYNHYTKGESMYIHRPDERLSTAEAILTMLRPDKKYTFQEAQTLDMALVLHMEHGGGNNSTFTTRVVTSSGTDTYSTIAAALGSLKGPKHGGANIKVTRMMEDLKATINDCEDENEIRDYLERILNKEAFDKQGLIYGMGHAIYAESDPRAEIFKRYVEKLAAEKGSEASAEFNLYRKVERLAPEIISEKRKVYKGVSANIDFFSGFVYHMLDLPPELYTPMFAIARIVGWSAHRIEELVNVQKIIRPAYMEVSTDQNYQTINER, encoded by the coding sequence ATGATGTTAGATTTGAACCAAATGGCTGAGATATGCCGAAAAGAGGACTATTTAGACGCTTCTTTATATAGGAAACATAATGTTAAAAAAGGACTGCGAGATCTTGATGGTAAAGGCGTTTTAGCTGGTTTGACCAATATCTCCACGATTCATCCGCAAATTATGGATGGAGACAAAGTCATCTCTAAATATGGAGAATTGCGGTATCGCGGTATTGATATCAATGAGCTGGTGAACGGGTTTGTATCCGAAGGGCGTTTAGGGTTCGAAGAAATCAGTTATTTGTTATTATTTGGCTCGCTTCCGACCCAAGAAGAGTTAGTGGAGTTCAACACTTTAGTAGGTAAAAGACGAACACTCCCAACCAACTTTGTACGTGATGTTATCATGAAAGCACCTTCGCATAATATTATGAATATGATGTCTCGAAGCGTTCTTACATTAGGATGTTATGATAAGAAAACGGATGACGTCAGCATTGAGAACGTATTAGATCAATCATTGTCGTTGATCGCTACATTTCCGATGATCGCGGTCTATTCCTATCATGCTTATAATCATTACACTAAAGGGGAGAGCATGTACATTCATCGTCCAGATGAGAGATTGAGTACAGCAGAAGCCATTCTAACTATGCTGCGTCCTGATAAAAAATACACATTTCAAGAAGCACAAACGCTGGATATGGCATTGGTTTTACATATGGAACATGGCGGGGGAAATAATTCGACGTTTACGACTCGTGTAGTTACTTCTAGTGGTACAGATACCTATTCAACCATCGCAGCGGCATTAGGGTCTTTAAAAGGACCAAAGCACGGTGGCGCAAACATCAAAGTGACCCGTATGATGGAAGATTTAAAAGCGACTATCAATGATTGTGAAGACGAGAACGAGATACGCGACTACTTAGAAAGAATCTTAAATAAAGAAGCCTTTGACAAACAGGGATTGATTTACGGAATGGGCCATGCTATTTACGCGGAATCCGATCCGCGGGCAGAAATATTCAAACGCTATGTGGAAAAATTAGCAGCTGAGAAAGGATCAGAAGCTTCAGCAGAGTTTAATTTGTACCGCAAAGTAGAGCGGTTAGCTCCTGAGATCATTTCTGAAAAGCGTAAAGTTTATAAGGGCGTTAGTGCCAATATCGATTTCTTCAGCGGGTTTGTTTATCATATGTTAGATTTGCCGCCAGAATTGTATACCCCTATGTTTGCGATTGCTCGAATCGTAGGGTGGTCGGCGCACCGCATTGAAGAACTGGTCAACGTGCAGAAAATTATACGTCCGGCATATATGGAAGTCTCTACGGATCAAAACTATCAGACAATCAACGAACGTTAA